CCCGTTCACCCTGATCTCTTTGTCTAACAGGCTGGCCGAAAGGCTGCGGGTAAAAGCGACAATAGCGCCTTTTGTGGCGCTGTAATCTAACAGCTGGGCATTGCCCTGGTAAGCAGTTACCGAACTGGTATTAATAATGGCGCTGCCTTTGGGCATATGTGGCAATGCTGCTTTTGTAATCCAGATCATGGCAAATACATTTACCTGAAAGGTATGTATCAGGTTTTCGGTGGTTATATCTTCCAGGGTGTTGGTCTGGTGCTGGGTGCCGGCATTGTTAACGAGGATATCTATCTGGCCGAAATGGGTGACCGTTTTTTCAACCAGTTGCCGGCAAAAAGTTTCCTGGCTTATGTCGCCCGGGATTAGCAATACTTCCCCGCCATATTTTTCAATCAATGCTTTTGTGCTTCTGGCATCTTCATGTTCGTTCAGGTAATTGATGGCCACTTTAGCGCCTTCTTTGGCAAACAGGATAGCCACGGCTTTACCAATGCCGCTGTCGCCACCGGTAATCAGGGCGATCTTGTTTTTTAATTTCCCACCGGGCTGATGTGTTACATCATCCACTACGGGTTTATGGTCCATCTGCTTCTCACTGCCGGGTAAAGTTTGGGTGGGTTTCATGTTCGTTGGTTTCCTTATTACTGGAAAAAGCTGTGCCCGGTATTACCCGCGTTCAAAGCCAAATATCGGGGCGTCATCATCCTGTAGCCCCAGGGCCAGGCGGGTAATTATCTGTGCCGCTATAATGCTGAATGTTATTCCATTGCCTCCCAGTCCCAGCGCAAAATAGGTATGCGGTTTGCCTGGCAGGCAGCCAATATAGGGCAGTCCATCGCGGGTAGATGCAAAGGTGCCCGCCCATTGAAAATCAGTCCTGAAATGAATGGCCGGGAACAACTTCCTGAATGCCCCCTCCAGGGCCTTTGCTTTGGCCGGCAGGGCCCGGTCGCGCAGGTAAGGACTGGAAAAGTCATCGTCTGCCACCCACCAGCATGCGATTGTCGCCGGTTGTGCGCAGGTATAAATAGGGCCGGGCTGTTTCCCAGATCAGGGCATTGCGATGCCATAAATGATTGGTATTGCCGGCCTCGCTCACGATGGCATAAGTGGAATGCAGGGTTTGCACTTTTTGTGGAATATATTGGGCCGATTCGTACCCACAGGCAATAATCAGCTTCCGGGCTTTTATCTTTTTGCCTTCTTCAGTTACCAGATTTACCCCAGCCCGGTTCTCCTCAAAATGTCTGATGGCGGTATGGTCATATACTTCCACCCCCAGTTGGCGACAGCGATGTAACAGGGCATGGGTAAGGCTATATGCTTTTACTTCGGCCGCATTGCGGGATAGGAGGGCGGCGTCTTTTTCAAATCCAAATTTGTCGTTTATGGCGTTTTTGTCGAGCCATTGCAAGTCAATCCCGTATTGTTTG
The Niastella koreensis GR20-10 genome window above contains:
- a CDS encoding FAD-dependent oxidoreductase, whose amino-acid sequence is MADDDFSSPYLRDRALPAKAKALEGAFRKLFPAIHFRTDFQWAGTFASTRDGLPYIGCLPGKPHTYFALGLGGNGITFSIIAAQIITRLALGLQDDDAPIFGFERG
- a CDS encoding NAD(P)/FAD-dependent oxidoreductase; translation: MDLRSEYPFWLLDKGIIHSYPSLQNDIRTDVVIMGAGISGALAAWHLCNAGFKTVVVDKRHVGMGSTAASTALLQYEIDVPLRELIAKRGEKDAVRSYLLCLKAIDDLENICGKWPEAGFTRRPSLQYASYKKDVAALKQEYILRKQYGIDLQWLDKNAINDKFGFEKDAALLSRNAAEVKAYSLTHALLHRCRQLGVEVYDHTAIRHFEENRAGVNLVTEEGKKIKARKLIIACGYESAQYIPQKVQTLHSTYAIVSEAGNTNHLWHRNALIWETARPYLYLRTTGDNRMLVGGRR
- a CDS encoding SDR family oxidoreductase, with product MKPTQTLPGSEKQMDHKPVVDDVTHQPGGKLKNKIALITGGDSGIGKAVAILFAKEGAKVAINYLNEHEDARSTKALIEKYGGEVLLIPGDISQETFCRQLVEKTVTHFGQIDILVNNAGTQHQTNTLEDITTENLIHTFQVNVFAMIWITKAALPHMPKGSAIINTSSVTAYQGNAQLLDYSATKGAIVAFTRSLSASLLDKEIRVNGVAPGPIWTPLATATNDKEGNKHHGENTPLQRAGEPVEVAPSYLFLASKDASYMTGQVLHPNGGSIING